The DNA region aatagtgagaattggtccttgGTTCCCTCACTTTAGTAAATAATGACCACATTGCAGTAATTCTTTCCTGCTGGGTTTTTGTAGCTTTTTGTAAAAATTACTTTTCCTGTCCGACCAAAATCATTGTGTCTGTGTCTAATCTGTATCTTGGGTGTGGCACGTTTCTTTAAAGACCACAGAGAAAGCACTTTCAAATGCATGAAAGAGGTGCTTGTGGTGTCAAGTGCTTATGTTCATTATTTTCTTTAAGCTACAGAATATGTGCAAATCTGAATCAGTGCACGATTTACAAGCTTAATATTCTGAAATAGCCACATCAAATGCATAATGCATAATAATTCATGCTTCTAgtatataattaaaatgtatgcAATTTGGTCTGAAGGCATTGCAGTTAGCATTACACTGAACTATTAAGTAATAAATCATAATGTATGAATAATAACAGCCCTATTGATTATAAAAATGCATATGTACTGTTTATTGTGTGCCATGAGGCTTGTGTACTCACACATATGTTGATCTCCTCGATGGCAGTCTTGGGTGTGTTCTTGATCAAATTGATCAAAGTAAGAGCTCCCTCCACTGTCAGTGAGTTATACGCCATCTGTAAGAAATCAATTAGCATTATCACACATAATACTTTCAAAATCCCtgtaaaatttgaatttgaattactcacattttccattttaaaatttcACACTTTGCAGACTCAAATTTCCAAACCTCTCAGTAGATTTTCGGACCACATTTAACAGAAAGGCGTTCGTAATGCCTTATTTTCTGCTTTATAGTTGGTATAATACAGCTATTtgtgcatatttttattttttcagttttgttttttcattgaTTTTTAGACAACATACAGAGcccctataataataataaaaagaaatacaaaatacAGACTTTTGCATGCACACAAGAAACGTTTTTGCACCCTTGAGAAACTGTTCACATGTGCATGGAAATTTTTTGCATTCTTATGCATTACAATTTCTCGTTTTATATAACCTGTTTCCTGTGTGCATCACTGGCATCCTACGATGAATCAAGAAAGAGCATGAATGCACATGAATTAATAGAGATCTACTTGCTAAAATTTGGCTTTCCTTATGGTAGTAGCTCTATCAAGGCCTAATGTCCAATTTAGCACATCCTCTGCGGTGGCAGAAATGAGCTAATGGCATAATACAGCTATGTGCATTCCCCTGTTTAATTTTTGCCAAGTTTAAGGGTCTATATTAAAAAGtgttcttgtaaaaaaaaaagtgttaaaaatttGGCTTCACTAGGGCAGTACATCATGTTTTAAGTCCTAAGGTCTCTTTAACGCATACTCTGTGGCGGCCAAGAAACCACACCTCAAAATGCAATTCAAAATCAAAGTGTgcattgttatattttttatttttgcaatggTCCTTGAAGTTATATGGTGTTAAGAATATCAGGAAGAAAGCCAAATATTTTGCATTATGAAAAAGTCACCTTAAATTCATTCAGCAATGTTTGACAATCACTAAAGAATCATTAACAGCTGCCATGAAAACACACTtcttgtatgatttatttatcCTATTCCCCAAAATAGGTCAAAAGGTCTGGAAATGCAAATATTCGTCCATCTTTTTTCCAGACTTTTCCAGACTTTGAAAATACTTAGATCAAATACTTTTCCAAACTGCGTAGAAACCTTGCATTTAGTCTGAGATGGCTCTAACATCAGCACAGAGGCTGCGATTTAATTGCTCATTATTCAAATGAGTTATTGCATGATCATATCGCATTGTACTTGTGCAATGTTTAAAAAAGTTGATTGCAATCTAATTTGATGTAGTATTAAAGGGTCTAAAGAGCCGTCTGACGCACCTGCAGGACTCTGAGCGTGTCGTTGGCCTCCAGTCCTTTACACATCAGACTCGCTCCTTCATCTGTGATGCGGTTGTTGTTGAGGTTCAGATGCACCAGTGTGTTGTTGAACTTGAGCGCTTCACCCAAAGCCAAAGCTCCCTCGTTTCCAAAGCCATTAAATGAGAGGTCCAAGTGTTTCAAAGTTGTGTTGACCTGACAGAGAAAGACATCttgagcagtgttggggaaagttacttttaaagtaacgcattacaatatcGAGTGGCTCCCTAGAAAactaactaattacgttacttttgcgttaccttCTGTAAGTACTcttcaaaatgaatgaaaacactAAAAtttaatgcaaacctgcaataattaagtgttaaataatacaaatatcctttatgtatttaatcccattttattaaccgatgtctttgctgccgaccgtcgatgatccaattcatccatactaataagcagaaattactcaagataaactaacatttgttttctttttttttattggtctattgtacaaacgtgaatttacttttctctaagcctgaggcttttggtttgaaaaggcttttccatttgccaaaaatagaactttttatagtaaaaacaaacagatttaaaaagtaaagcaAAAGTATTGTAACAAATTACTTCCCATACAAAGTAagtaagtaacataattagttgctTTTTTTTAGGGAGGAACTCAAAATTGTAAcacattacatttaaaagtaactttctgggcgttggaagcaaaataaatgcGGGTGGGTCTTCccccagaaaaaaaattactgcattatatgccattttctttagtctggtgccttttaattaattaattttaatcgtgttacccccaacactgatcttGAGCTGTGTTTGTGTGAGTACCTTGAGTCCAGCACAGAAAGCTACAGCTCCTTTCATTCGTAGATGATTCCAGCTCAGGTCAAGAACTTCTAACCCATCATTATTTGCTGCGTAAAGAAAGGGTTTAATTATTGTGCTTGCTTGCTTTGTGTAGTGAAGTTTGATTCTCAGACATTATTCACCTATCATCTGACCCAGATGTTCACCTCCTCTGCCGCAGAACTGATTGTGACTCAAATCCAGCTCCTTCACTCTGTAGTTGCTCTGAAAAGATACAAATGAGATGGTTTTTGTTCTCAGGAACTAGAGTTGAGATGTAttgaaggtttttattttttatcttgcaattcactTTCTGTGTTTATGCATCActtcttaaaggtgcagtgtgcaATTTCTGCAGAACCGGAATTACAATTCAACTGCCTGATCAAAGTCTTTTAAAGCACTTTGCACTATGCAAAGCTAAACTATAGTCATGCATTTGACAGACACTTTTATCTAAAGTCACTTGCATTGTGTTAAAGGTACACATCTGATCAGTTCTTGCTTTCCCTGGGAATTAAACCAATCACCTTGGTGTTGTTAGTGCAATTGCTCCACTGTTTGAGCAACAGAAAGACTAGCTGACATACATAAATAGCTAACAATAAAGAATGCAAAATTAGTGTAAATGAATGCTGtaattatttagattttgttgcacAACCTGTCAGACTAATGAAACTTTCTGTTGTGTGTGCATTCCTCTTTTTATCATTTGACTTTAAAATGCTTTGATAATATAATGTAAGGTTTtccatattaaaatatatttttttataaagtgaTTTAATATCTTTTCATTGAATGTAACTAttgaagccagtttctgccacaaataaaaaataaatacattttactttttctcagaatttcaaggttaaattttgcaattccaacttttattTCANNNNNNNNNNNNNNNNNNNNNNNNNNNNNNNNNNNNNNNNNNNNNNNNNNNNNNNNNNNNNNNNNNNNNNNNNNNNNNNNNNNNNNNNNNNNNNNNNNNNNNNNNNNNNNNNNNNNNNNNNNNNNNNNNNNNNNNNNNNNNNNNNNNNNNNNNNNNNNNNNNNNNNNNNNNNNNNNNNNNNNNNNNNNNNNNNNNNNNNNNNNNNNNNNNNNNNNNNNNNNNNNNNNNNNNNNNNNNNNNNNNNNNNNNNNNNNNNNNNNNNNNNNNNNNNNNNNNNNNNNNNNNNNNNNNNNNNNNNNNNNNNNNNNNNNNNNNNNNNNNNNNNNNNNNNNNNNNNNNNNNNNNNNNNNNNNNNNNNNNNNNNNNNNNNNNNNNNNNNNNNNNNNNNNNNNNNNNNNNNNNNNNNNNNNNNNNNNNNNNNNNNNNNNNNNNNNNNNNNNNNNNNNNNNNNNNNNNNNNNNNNNNNNNNNNNNNNNNNNNNNNNNNNNNNNNNNNNNNNNatatatatatatatatatatatatatatatatatatatatatatatatatatataatttttttttttttttttttttgaccaaggTGAAGAGAAATGACTGATTAGATTCACTTTATTTGACTTGGAAAGAAAACACCTGCACAAAAGTGTATATTTTAAGTGTATATAAATAAGAAACAGCGACACCTAGTGGATATTTTCTCATTTCTCCCATTTCGATGGATAAGGAGCTCTCTGCTGTCTACATTCCTTTTCTTATAATTTGACTAATTGaccattttagcttttttaatatAATCTAAGGTTTGCTATGAAAAGACGTTTttataaagtgatttttttttatcaaatataactatagaagccagtttctgccacagatgaaaaaataattactttttatcTGATTCTGAACTTTTTGCTCAGAATTTCGAGGTTAAattttgcaattccaactttttataTCAGAATTGTCAGAACATCTCACAATTGTACTTTTGCCACAGAAttataaatacaaatttataaatgAAACTTTTTATTCTCAcggttctgaccttttttcttgcagttgtgagatataaactctttacAAGACAAATactgaattgtaagataagtcAATAAACACCTGCACACACTTTTtaagtgtttataattaagaattAGCGACATCTAGTGGATATTTTTCTAATTTCTCCTATTTAGATCAATAAGTACCTATAGTTTACttgaaaatgaacattttgtctttatttactgtccctcatgttgttccaaatccataagactttctttcttttgtgaaacacaaacaaagacattTTGAGAAATATCTCCGCTTTTAGTCcaaacaatggaagtcaatgggcaccaaaacGGTTTGGTTACCATTTGTGTATTTCTGAAGAAGTCATATGGATTTGGAAagagatgagggtgagtaaacaatgacagaattttcactttttaactacatttgtgacccaggaccacaaaaacagccataagagtttttttttatttagttttttttattgagatttaatTTAAAGTTGAATCAATTAAagtctattgatgtatggtttgttaggatagggcaacatttgcctgagatacaactatttgaaaatcagcaacaacaaaaaaataaatttgcaacaaaaaataaataaatattgagaaaattgtctgaaagttgtccaaatgaagttcttagcaatgcatattactaatcaaaaattaacctttgataaatttatggtaggaaatttattatgaaacatgatttttacttgatatactaatgatttttggcataaaagcaatatttatcattttgacccatacaatgtatttctggctattgctacaaatatacctgtgctactcaagactggtctTAAGtctttgtgctccagggtcacaatggTGTTAAATAACGGACTGTAGTTCATGAACTTACCGCAAACACATCTGCAAACCATTTGGCATCATCTTCAACAAATTTATTCCCTGTGAACAAAAAGATTGCATTCTGGGTCGCTGTGAATCAGGTTCACCATCTGATCAAGCTGTGTGTGCAAATGCATGAAATACCTGAGAGTTTTAAGGATTTAATGGAAATGTTTTCCAGGAGCATCTTAGACACACACTCGGCTCCAGCAGACTGAAGATGATTGTCAGAGAGATCCTGGAAGATGACAGAAGTTAATGTTTTGCTTCCCTCTAGTGGACATCATAGCAGATAAATGAGAATAGTTGGAGGGACTTGCAAGATTCTGAATGGTGAAATTGGCTCTCAGCATCTCTGTGAGATATCTGGCCCCTTCGGCTGACAGGAAGTTGTCTGCCAGCTCCAGTGTTGTGGTGTGCATGTCTGTCTACAGATACAGAACATCTGAAATCATCAGCTTTACAGTGCCttccaaaagtattcataccccttcatttttgtcacgttttgttttgttgcagcattatgttaaactgctttaaattagtttctccccacatcagtttacactccatacaccataataatgacaaagcaaaaaccagatttgcaaatgttacaaatttattaaaaataaaacactgaaataagtagattgcataagtattcatatccttaactcagtacatagttgaagcagctttacagcctcaagtctttttgggtctgatgtgagcatctttgcacatctgcatttggcaattatctgccattctttgcctcagcttttctcctctccatctctgtcagcttggacattttctagagtcctagttgttccaatcgtcttccattatggagaatgcttctgtcaaccttcaatgcagcagatttgtttctgaactcttctctagatcatcgccttaacgcaagtctgtcactgagctctacaggcagttatcttggtttttgctctgagatgcattttcagctgttagaccttttctgagaggtgtgtgcctttctaaatcagactcattcaaatgaatttgccacagtttaactccactccaagtgtaggaacatctagaagcaatatgaatgctcctgagatacatttccagtgtcccagaaaagggtatgaatacttatgcaacgggatcttttcaggtttttatttttaataaatttgcacaaatgtgtaagattgatgtgggggggaaaaagttatttaaagtagtttaacataaggcagcaacatgacaaaatgtgaataaatgaaggggaatactttcgcaaggcactgtagatcaTCAGAAACATCAGAATGGCTCAGTCTTACCACAAGAGCGATGGCCAGCGCTTTTGCTCCTAGAGGACCGAGTCCATGATGGTTGAGGTTAATGGTGGCAGAGCCCAGGTTTCTGAGGAAGTATCTGACAGGAACGACACCCACCAGTTTACAGGCCTGCAGGTACATTTCTTCAGTGGACAGATCCTTCCTGATGAGCTTCAGCTCTGATACTGAAGAAAAACCAGAGGAGTCTCATCATTTCAGCATGCActggaaaaaaaatgcttttcttatttggatagtttgtcttgtttcctgtcaaaatattaaaaaaatcctaaatCCAAGAGGATtttctaaatgagtaaaaattattttctcattttcagaacaaaacaagtcaaaatacaGCGAGTGTTTACTtagagcaagcaaaataatctgctagtGGGGgaagcaaaaatattttatttcaaacagaaaacaagattatttttcttagcccattggcagattattttgcttgtttcaagcaaaactcacctaattttgacctgtttttttctgaaaattagaaaataatttttaaccttatttatttatttattcatttagtggCATAAATAAACGTCCACAGAAtataatagatttttatttttttatttattttttggatcaAAATTAAGAGAAATTACTTGCTTAGAGCAAGCAaactaatctgccaatggggtaagaaaaataatcctatttcaaaacaaaaactatattatttttctcaccctattggcagattattttgcttgtttaaagcaaaaacgctcttaattttgacttgctttttctgaaaacgaaaaataatttttacttgtctagaaaatccttgatttaagatttttttgacattttgactggaaacaagacaaaacatctaaataagaaaagcattttttgcagtgaaggagtatataattgtaatttttCAATAGTATTTTTAAgatattatatacagttgaggtcaaaagtcatTACATACTCCttacagaatctacaaaatgttaattattttagtaaaataagagggatcatataaaatgcatgttattttttatttagcactgacctgaatcagatatttcacGTTAAATATGTTTATctccttgattcttaacactgtgttgttatctgaatgatccacagctgtgtttttgtataATGTATACTGCTGAATCATACAAATAAAGCACTGTAAACTAAATGTAATTATCTTGCTTTTAGTGTGAGTTTGGACTAAAAAGAAGAGGGTTTTACACACAACAGATGTTCATTAGTTCTATgacaaaacagaaatattacattaTTCATTTATACTAATTGTGCCTTTTTATATATTGATATGTTTAATGTATTGTTCCGTACTGATAAAACTACAATCAATCATTTCAAAACAGATTTTAATTACCACAAGTGCCCTTGCAACTTggtgcaataaaaatgtatttaataaatgttaattaaataatacaaattaaagaCAAATAGACATGTGAAAGTTTTATATGCTAATGCAATACTAGTAATATGATGACATGAATATGTTTAGGGGTAACTGaaatactcaaaaatgaaatcttaagggcagacactgcaggcaaaaacacgtttttatgcatctgtcaagtttgagattttgggattttgggattttcataaagtgttttttcagactagtggaaagaaaacacccaaaagacactgttaagtctttcttttatagcactttatctatttgtgtcaatagatttcaattacaatccatatttttaaaggccaagagttttttttctcctacactgagataTAAATctccacttacacacaccaaactttacatttgtattcctgtctatatcctgaaggtttttacagagagattagttcatgtataatttgcttggttttgtaaaacattttattccccaaaaaactgtttgttttcaaaaagtattttctgaattatagagTGACGAAATGAGATCCCCAAAATTTCTTCTGTAAAAacgtttgactctaatatgtcaaaaaaaaaaaaaaaattttaaacaagaattttgaaactgacttcatccagtgtttagatgtttgtactagaaatgtgtgcacattagcgcatgtttctttaaataatGCATcgtttgcactgcaaaaaatgcttttctagcttagatttgttgtcttgtttccagccaaaatatctaaaaactctttaatcaaaaaggattttctagatgagtaaaaaatattgtcttgttttcagaaaaaaaaaagtcaaaattaagtgcatttttgcttgaaacaagcaaaattatctgccaatggggtaagaaaaataatcttgttttctgtttgaaataagattttttgttttaagcaaaaactcacttcattttgagttgttttttctgaaaacaagctattttggctggaaacaagaccacaaatctaagctagaaaagcattttttgcagtgtgcatatttaaacaacattttagaaaacttgtaataccaaaaatgtttgcaattatcaaagtaatcaatcaactgagtaagtgaGATAATaactattagtaaaaaaaaaatgaccctattcTCCTGCAGCGTCGCCTTAAATTGCAGTTATGAATCTGCATCCTGTTTGGAGCCTCTTTTCAAATTCTTAGCTCAAACCCTAAATGCTGTTGATTCAGATCCAGACTAAATCCAGTTCTTACCCTGAGCGTCCGGCTCTGTGTCTTCTTCATCCTCCAGAATCACGTGGTGTGGATTGTCATAGTCGGTGAAGCTGAGGGAATCCAGAGAGAGACTGTGAACGCTCATGCTTTCGTCAGCCTTCATCTTCTACAAAGAGTGTAATAGTGTGATCTGGAGCTCTAGCGTTGTCTAGTATGAAGCTGGTTTATGTGTCTTAGCAACAGGTGTATATGTGACACCTGCACTAACGCTGGAATCACCTGTGCATGAGAAGAGAAAGtcattaaaaatgcatgttaGACACAGACAGACTCCTACATTCCTGTAGTCTGTTTAAGCACAAGCTCTAAAGCTGCACCAAAACACTTCAATATTAGTACCATCATTCTGAATATAGTTGATTCATTTCTCTTTTTCTTAACAGGAATTGCCATGTGCATGATCTGCATGAATGAAACACATTTGCTAATGTAGTTGTGGCCAGAGGATGCTCTTCTGCCTTGAATTATTCCCAGACTTCTTGTATAAAGTATTGATAGACTGCTCTATCAATAATCCACTCTCTCATTtgtaaacaattatttatttatttttctctccaTGAACTCACTTCATTAGTTTCATTTGTTAGTTTTTTAttgcaaaacttaaaaaaaacaaacatactaGAACAGGGAAACTATTGATAAATTCCTACACGGAATATtcataaagataaaaaaaaaaaacagaaaaataatattCTGGATTTGCGTACATCAAATTATGGTGGTATCCATACAGAAAAGTCATTTGTAAATCGAAGAGATGAAACAAGAGAATCAAGTTCAGCAAGAAAAAGGGAGATTTAAGCCATTTTTGCTTATGAATGAAAAATTTTGCATTCAACATAAGAAAATTAACAACATATTTAACAGATAATAGTTTTGGATTTTTGTCATAAACAAGAACATCTTCGAGGTTGAAGGTATGGGTCACATTTGTAAATCCAAAAACacatactgcaaaaaatgcttttcttacttgtttccagccaaaatatcaacaaattctaaactcaagaaggattttccagacaagtaaaaattattttctggttttcagaaaaaaaataacaagtcaaaattaagtgatttttttcttagatcaagctaaataatctgccaatggggttagaaaaataatcttgtttgaaACAGAAAACgacattatttttcttgtttcaagtaaaaatgcacttaattttgacttattttctgaaaacaagaaaataatttttactcgtctagaaaatccttcttgatttaagaattttaatatattttggctggaaccaagacaacaaatctaagtaggaaaagcatttttcCTACTTAGTCAACTCATAATTTGTTGGTTACACCAGAATAAAAAACCTAAACAAATGGGCAGCTGTTTCCTCAACAAAACCACAAAACGAACAAGACTCATCAACATCAGAATATTTAGAAATAGACAAATTAACGGGATACATTTTATGAAGAATTTTATAATGAATCTCCATAACCTTATTAGTTATACAAAATAGCCAGGCCTTTCTCCAATTAATATTTGTTATAAAGGAACCCCAGTAGAATTTCCCTCTTGGAGTAATCTTTCTCTTTGTAAGAAATATTTTACGAATAtttgtaaacaattttttttatttatttatttttattaattcaatgccacaagaacaagaggtatatcaaattaacattagctgtcagagaaaaaaaaagaaacaaaatagaaaaaagaaagaaattaaatgaCATAAATTTCAATGTTGTAGAGCATTACAAGTTTTaagtgcttttttgttttttgtttgttccaagagatttacatacaatttaaagtcattaataaaatgagaaaaatttgGTTTACGCTGAGCCCACTTTTTCTTATGTATATGGAATTTTCctactaaaataaacaaatgtataataTGTTGCTCTTTACAATTCAACCTTttattttctgtataaaaaagcaCTCAAATCAAATATACAAATTTCTATCATACATTCCATCGTTCTGTTAATATAGAATTCCACATCTTTCCAAAATAATCttgaataaatacaataaaaaaaagatgcaaaatgGTTTTCTTGACCAAAATTCACAGGTGTATGAAATATTAAGCTTACACATCTTAAAAACACGCTTAGCAGGATAAATTCTATGAAGTATTTTGTAAGACGCTTCCTTAATTTTGTTATTGATACAAAACTTTGTTTCATGCTTTAACCCTAGAAATATTACCAAATAAAGAAGAcccaaaaaatcttatttttaaacaattttttattattttacaaactacaatcaaaaacatttataaatataacaagacatccaaataaaataaaataacaacaaaaaaaggaaatactgtgtttacaatttacattttagatatatatatatatacaaagatacaatttgacaaaaaaaaaaagatgaatacAACCAAATTTCAATATTCCAAATCACAACGTAATTTCACTTTTCAATCAACTTTAACTCTTTAGAAAATACAATTGTATCTTTACATTTTTACTATCGATGCATTGAAGAGAAACTATAAATGAATGAAAATCAATCATAAAAACCTTTAAACAAAGATAACTCTTGCCTTTTTGAATATTGGCATTCATAAAAAAAAGATGCAACAATTTTTACTGgttaactcaaaaaaaaaaaaaaaaaaagcagttttcaTCAATATCCATAAATTTTGACAGAAATATTATGTAGGATTTTCGAATGTATTAGATATACAAAATCGAAATTGGAGCAAGCTTTTTTCCACACAATATCTGTgcagcaaacataaaaaaaaaaaaataataaaataaaatccctcTAGGCTTTAGAGCTCTATTTTTATAAAATAGTAATCTAATAAATGTGTCTTATTTGTAAACAATTGTAATGAGATGACAGTTGGGCGTGACGTCATTCCGCTGCGTATGTCGTCACGTTGTTAACGCCCCCTCGCGTTCAGTGTTGTGAATCAATAAAGTTGGTTCGCCGTCCTCCGGTAATCATGATCGTGAGTGTGATGTTTTTCGTGCTGTATCCGCTCTCGAGACTCATCGGTAGAGTTTCAGGTAAGAAGTTCACGGCGTTTCGCTGCATGAGTCGGCTGTTGATGTCGCGGTGTGCGCGCAGCACGTGCACGTGTGTCTGACTCTGAGCCCAAATAAAGCAGCTGTCAGACCAAAGACTCACTGAAACACATCTGTGGAGTCGTAAAATGTGTTGTAATGGCCAACGGTCAGTTCAATTCCGATTAATGCTGACAAACCAGACAATCGATTAGTTTCCCTGTTATCCCATCTGGTGCAGTGATGGTGTTTTTggatggtaataccatggtacgcTGGTGTAGGGAtagaccggggctagttgtcacagcTTATTTTTGAATATTGACAgaaaccatatatgtgaccctggaccacaaaaccagtcataaggttaaattttacaaaactgagatgtatacatcatatgaaa from Garra rufa chromosome 21, GarRuf1.0, whole genome shotgun sequence includes:
- the LOC141295428 gene encoding uncharacterized protein, which translates into the protein MKADESMSVHSLSLDSLSFTDYDNPHHVILEDEEDTEPDAQDSSGFSSVSELKLIRKDLSTEEMYLQACKLVGVVPVRYFLRNLGSATINLNHHGLGPLGAKALAIALVTDMHTTTLELADNFLSAEGARYLTEMLRANFTIQNLDLSDNHLQSAGAECVSKMLLENISIKSLKLSGNKFVEDDAKWFADVFASNYRVKELDLSHNQFCGRGGEHLGQMIANNDGLEVLDLSWNHLRMKGAVAFCAGLKVNTTLKHLDLSFNGFGNEGALALGEALKFNNTLVHLNLNNNRITDEGASLMCKGLEANDTLRVLQMAYNSLTVEGALTLINLIKNTPKTAIEEINICNVLVNENFVQLLELICQEHPSLEVLYGGVGGFIAKKPRKRIDPMKVIQDYLDQRKLRLWDFFRNIDKDGTMRVPVVDFRKAVQQSSIPLEKFQIEELIQRLDRDRTGIVDYRGLADTRKQMMRDHRRQLRKVESRQKKEKQKSDRILKTFESAVEAVTPRSSMIISPGAAKEDSGGLQPFSATPLSSWHHIIMSNSSRYSVNNMSGEHEHLPMIGNPSGSPGMRSYSQPNLFENVPKPSTSKPASAQGMHSRSNPSVSSSKLSPTANLTRSRPALNTEPTGKTKVKGKKKKTKKRKENNL